One genomic segment of Ictalurus punctatus breed USDA103 chromosome 12, Coco_2.0, whole genome shotgun sequence includes these proteins:
- the septin7a gene encoding septin-7 isoform X4 translates to MGESGLGKSTLINSLFLTDLYSAEYPGPSHRIKKTVQVEQSKVLVKEGGVQLLLTIVDTPGFGDAVDNSNCWQPVIDHIDSKFEDYLNAESRVNRRQMPDNRVHCCLYFIAPSGHGLKPLDIEFMKRLHEKVNIIPLIAKADTLTPEECQQFKKQIMREIQEHKIKIYEFPETDDEEENKLVKKIKDRLPLAVVGSNTIIEVNGKRARGRQYPWGVAEVENGEHCDFTILRNMLIRTHMQDLKDVTNNVHYENYRSRKLAAVTYNGADNNKNKGQLTKFETVDGMSPLAQMEEERREHVTKMKKMEMEMEQVFEMKVKEKLQKLRDSETELQRRNEQMKKNLEAQHKELEEKRRQFEEEKLSWEAQQRMVEQQKLDASRTLEKNKKKKIF, encoded by the exons GTGGAACAGTCCAAGGTGCTGGTAAAAGAGGGGGGAGTGCAGCTGCTGCTCACCATCGTGGACACACCGGGATTCGGAGACGCCGTAGACAACAGCAACTG CTGGCAGCCGGTGATCGACCACATCGACAGTAAGTTTGAGGATTACCTCAACGCAGAGTCGCGGGTCAACAGACGGCAGATGCCTGACAACAGAGTGCACTGCTGCTTGTACTTCATCGCCCCCTCTGGACACGG ACTGAAGCCGCTGGACATCGAGTTCATGAAGCGGCTACATGAAAAAGTGAACATCATCCCGCTCATCGCCAAAGCCGACACGCTGACCCCAGAGGAGTGCCAGCAGTTCAAGAAGCAG ATAATGCGAGAAATCCAGGAGCACAAAATCAAAATCTACGAGTTCCCGGAAACGGACGACGAGGAGGAGAACAAGCTCGTGAAGAAGATCAAG gaTCGGCTGCCGCTGGCCGTCGTGGGCAGCAACACCATCATCGAGGTGAACGGGAAGCGCGCGAGAGGGAGGCAGTACCCGTGGGGTGTGGCTGAAG TTGAGAACGGAGAGCACTGCGACTTCACCATCCTGAGGAACATGCTCATCAG GACCCACATGCAGGACCTGAAGGACGTGACTAATAACGTTCACTATGAGAACTACCGCAGCAGGAAGCTGGCCGCCGTCACCTACAACGGCGCggacaacaacaagaacaaaggCCAGCTCACCAA aTTTGAGACAGTTGATGGCAT gaGTCCGCTGGCGcagatggaggaggagaggagagagcacGTGAcgaagatgaagaagatggagatggagatggagcaGGTGTTTGAGATGAAGGTGAAGGAGAAGCTGCAGAAGCTGAGGGACTCGGAGACGGAG CTGCAGCGGCGTAATGAGCAGATGAAGAAGAACCTGGAGGCTCAGCATAAGGAGctggaggagaagaggaggcaGTTTGAGGAGGAGAAGCTCAGCTGGGAGGCGCAGCAACGCATGGTGGAGCAGCAGAAACTCGACGCCTctag GACTTTggagaaaaacaagaagaagaagatcttCTAA